One Periophthalmus magnuspinnatus isolate fPerMag1 chromosome 8, fPerMag1.2.pri, whole genome shotgun sequence genomic window carries:
- the srsf2b gene encoding serine/arginine-rich splicing factor 2b gives MSYGRPPPDVDGMTSLKVDNLTYRTSPETLRRVFEKYGRVGDVYIPRDRYTKESRGFAFVRFHDKRDAEDAMDAMDGALLDGRELRVQMARYGRPPDAYYGGGGGGGGGRRGGAPRRSGGGYGRRSRSSSRSPRHRRRSRSRSRSRSRSRSRSRSYSRSRSRSPRNKTKSKASSRSRSRSRSRSRSKSRSKSRSKSRSRSRTPSSKRGSRSKSKSPEKTTAENGAAESP, from the exons ATGAGCTACGGCAGGCCTCCTCCCGACGTGGACGGCATGACTTCCCTCAAAGTGGACAACCTCACGTACCGCACCTCCCCGGAGACCCTGCGCCGGGTGTTCGAGAAGTACGGTCGGGTCGGGGACGTGTACATCCCACGGGACCGCTACACGAAGGAGAGCCGCGGTTTCGCCTTCGTGCGTTTCCACGACAAACGCGACGCGGAGGACGCCATGGACGCGATGGACGGCGCGCTGCTGGACGGGCGCGAGCTCCGGGTGCAGATGGCCCGCTACGGCAGACCTCCGGACGCGTACTACGGAGgcgggggtggaggaggaggcgggaggAGAGGGGGCGCGCCGCGGAGGTCCGGAGGAGGCTACgggcggaggagcaggag cTCGTCTCGCAGTCCCAGACACCGGCGCCGCAGCAGGTCCAGATCCCGGTCTAGATCCAGGTCTAGATCCCGGTCCAGGTCTTACTCTCGCTCCCGCTCTCGATCGCCCCGAAACAAGACCAAGTCCAAGGCCTCATCTCGGTCCAGGAGCCGCTCCAGATCCAG ATCCAGATCAAAGTCCCGGTCTAAATCCCGGTCCAAGTCCAGATCCAGGAGCCGCACACCCTCGTCCAAACGTGGGTCCAGATCCAAGTCAAAGAGTCCAGAGAAAACCACGGCAGAGAATGGAGCAGCAGAGTCCCCCTAG
- the mfsd11 gene encoding UNC93-like protein MFSD11: protein MTPEGKKLLNIVILGFAFMFMFTAFQTCGNIEQTVLISFNGTDFHGTGYTSMAIIYGVFSASNLISPSVVTVIGPQLSMFFSGLLYSAYIAMFIYPFTWTFYTASVLVGIGAAVLWTAQGNVLATNSSETTIGRNSGIFWALLQFSLFFGNLYIYCAWRGHDHITDKDRKTVFISLTVISLVGCFLFFLIRKPESEPSSSSDVTESLLQTESDDSSASSSSSHSGLCSQALDAFVNSCKLFVTKEMLLLSICIAYTGLELTFYSGVYGTSIGAMTRFGTDAKGLIGLSGICIGAGEILGGGVFGMMNKCTRFGRNPVVLLGLITHYLAFYLIFLNIAEDAPVAPEAGTDLQAFITPSVGVALLCSFLLGLGDSCFNTQLLSIIGFMFKDNSAPAFAVFKFIQSIMAAIAFFYSNYFLLHWQLLILVVSGFLGTVTFFGAEWVAEAKRRNSDYDSI, encoded by the exons ATGACGCCGGAGGGAAAGAAGCTGCTCAACATCGTCATCCTGGGATTCGCCTTTATGTTCATGTTCACCGCGTTTCAGACCTGCGGCAACATTGAG CAAACGGTCCTGATCAGTTTTAACGGCACAGATTTCCATGGCACCGGATACACCAG TATGGCCATTATTTACGGCGTCTTCTCGGCCTCAAACCTCATCTCTCCTTCTGTTGTCACGGTGATCGGGCCCCAGCTCTCCATGTTCTTCAGTGGGCTGCTCTACAG TGCTTACATCGCCATGTTCATTTACCCCTTCACCTGGACCTTCTACACGGCGTCGGTGCTGGTCGGGATCGGAGCAGCAG TTTTGTGGACGGCCCAAGGAAACGTTCTGGCCACAAACTCCAGTGAGACCACCATCGGGAGGAACAGCGGAATATTCTGGGCCCTGCTCCAGTTCAG TTTATTCTTTGGGAACTTGTACATTTACTGCGCTTGGCGAGGACATGACCACATCACTG ATAAAGATCGTAAAACCGTCTTCATCTCGCTCACTGTCATCAGCCTGGTCGGATGCTTCCTGTTTTTCCTGATCCGAAAACCGGAATCCgagccctcctcttcctctgacgtCACAGAGTCTCTGCTGCAGACAGAGTCCGACGACAGCAGCGCCTCCTCCAG TTCTTCACATTCTGGATTGTGCTCACAGGCGTTGGATGCTTTTG TGAACTCTTGTAAACTGTTTGTGACCAAAGAAATGCTGTTGCTCAGTATCTGCATCGCCTACACAG GTCTGGAGCTGACCTTTTACAGTGGAGTCTATGGGACCAGTATTGGAGCCATGACTCGGTTTGGGACCGACGCTAAAGGACTCATCGGACTCTCTGGGATCTGCATTGGAGCCGGAGAGATACTCG ggggcggAGTGTTCGGCATGATGAATAAGTGTACCCGTTTTGGGAGGAACCCTGTGGTGCTCTTAGGGCTGATCACTCACTACCTTGCATTTTACCTCATATTTCTAAACATCGCTGAGGACGCTCCTGTGGCACCAGAGGCAGGGACCGACCTGCAGGCCTTTATCACACCCAG CGTTGGCGTGGCATTGCTGTGCAGTTTCCTCCTGGGTCTCGGGGACAGTTGTTTTAACACTCAGCTCCTCAGCATCATCGGCTTCATGTTTAAAGACAACAGCGCTCCAGCTTTCGCTGTCTTCAAGTTTATACAG TCCATTATGGCCGCCATAGCCTTCTTCTACAGTAACTACTTCCTGCTCCACTGGCAGCTGCTGATCCTGGTGGTGTCCGGGTTCCTGGGCACGGTCACGTTTTTTGGGGCCGAATGGGTGGCAGAGGCCAAACGCAGAAACTCGGACTACGACAGCATCTAA